ATTCAAAAAGAACTCGGGACGCGCTGTCGGGTGGTGGCAACCGGTGGCCTGACGTCCCTGATCGAACCCGCATCCGAGTGCATCGACACCGTCAGACCCCATCTGACGCTTGAGGGACTCGTCCTCATCGCCGAACGCCTTCGACATTCGGGTGACCTCCTTGCTCGGTCGACCGGACGCATACTTCCGCGGCCGCGCATGTCGACCGGCAGACCCCGTCGCTCCAAACATCCCCGCGCGAAACCTTGACAACTGGGCCCTTTGGTTGCTACATTGCTGTTAGCACTCGTTAGCGATGAGTGCTAACACGTTGTGTTTCTAGAGGAATCTGGCTAGGAGATTCATGGACCTCGCATCCCGGGATCAGGAGATTTTACGCGCCACGATCCTGTGTTACATCAAAACAGCGATTCCGGTGGGGTCCAGGACCCTCACCAAAACCTCGGATTTGGGCCTCAGTTCGGCCACCATTCGGAATGTGATGGCTGACCTTGAGGAGTTGGGGTATTTGGCGCAACCCCACACGTCAGCAGGCCGTGTTCCCACGGAGAAGGCCTACCGCTTCTACGTGGACGACCTGTTGAGCACCGGACAGAATGAACTGGGCGACGATGCCGCGGCATTAACCGTCCGCCTCGCGCCCGCCGAGGATCTCAGAGATACGCTGCAGGAGGCTTCCAAGTTGTTGTCGCTCCTGTCGCATTACACCGGCGTGGTGGTGACCCCCAAACCGGTCACCCTGCGATTGAGGCAGGTGGAGTTCTTCCGTTTGGGCGGCGGCCAGGTGCTCGCCGTGTTTTTGACGGCCGACGGCCTGGTGCAGCACAAGCGGATCGAGATGGATTCCGATCCGTCGCCCCAGCAACTCCGCCGTATCGCCCACGAGCTCAACACCCGGTTCTCCGGCCACGAGATGGCTGCGGTCCGCGCGACGCTGCTGGAGGAGATGCGCGAGCACAAACGCGATTACGACCGTCTCATGGAACGGGTTCTGGCCGCGGCTCAGGGGGCCATGGCGCAGCATAACGGTGAAGTGTACGTCGAGGGCACGGGGAATATTCTGGGACTCCCGGAGTTTTCGGACGTCGAGCGCATGAAGGCTCTGTTCAAGACCTTTGAAGAAAAATACATGATGACCACGCTCATCGAGAAAAGTCTCGCTGCCGACGGCGTGGCCGTGTCCATCGGGTCGGAGAACGCCTCGCTGGGCGTCAATGATCTCAGTCTGGTGGTCGCGAACTATCGCTGCGGAGAGCAAACGTACGGCACGCTGGGCGTCCTCGGCCCCATGCGAATGGAATACGAGCGAGTTATCCCCCTGGTCAGTCGGGTCGCCGCCCTGCTCGGCGAGTGCCTGGCTGGCCCGCGCGTAGCCGGTCCCCACGACTGACGTACCTGCGGCCGGGTTTGGCGCGACACGTATCAGCCCAGGAGAACGGATGGAGCAACCACGCGAAGACGTCAGGTCTGGTGCGGAAACCGGTTCGGAGGCGGTTGGGCACTCCGAGTCCGCCGAAGCGCCTACTGAGGATGCGGCGGCCAAGCTGGAAGAGAAGGAACGGGAATTCGCCGAGGCGAAGGAGCGCTATCTGCGCCTGTACGCGGAATTCGAGAACTATAAAAAGCGCGCCCAGCGGGACCAACTGGATTACACCAAGTTCGCCGCGGAGAAAGTGATCAAAGAACTGCTGCCGGTCGTGGACAATCTGGAGCGGGCGGTCGCACACGCACGCGGCGCCAAAGCGGACGCCTCGATTGTGGACGGGCTGAATCTGACCGTGCGTCAGTTCGTGGATGCCCTGGGAAAGTCCGGGTGTGAGCCGATCGAGGCGGTCGGGAAGCGGTTCGACCCTGCGTTTCATCAGGCGCTCGCGCAGGTCGAGTCGGCCGAGCACGAGCCGGACACCGTGGTGGAGGAGGCTCAACGCGGCTACCTGTTGCACGGGAGGATCCTACGCCCGTCGCTGGTGACTGTCAGCAAGAAGCCCGCGCGGGCATCCGACGACGCGTGATTTGGCGCGACTTGCGGGAATCGCGGGCAACGTGATAGAACCACGCGGTTTGGAGATGCGGATACGAGGCGGACCCTCGGCAGCCCGCGGCTCAGACCGCATCGACAGCATGAAGTGTGAAAGGAGACCTCATGGGTAAGATTATCGGCATAGATCTCGGCACGACCAATTCGTGCGTGGCGGTCGTCTCCGGGGGCGACCCCGTGGTGATTGCGAATTCCGAAGGCAGTCGGATCACTCCGTCGGTCGTGGCGATCTCGGACAAAGGCGAACGCCTGGTGGGGCAGATCGCCAAACGCCAAGCAATCACCAATCCCGAGCACACGATTTACTCGATCAAGCGCTTGATGGGCCGCAAGTTCGCGTCGGCGCAGGTGCGCGAGGCGATCAAACGCCTCCCGTACAAGGTGGCCGAAGCGAAGAATGGGGACGCGCACGTCGAGATCCGGGGCAAGACATACAGCCCCCCGGAGGTCTCGGCCATGATTTTGCAGAAGATGAAGCAGACCGCCGAGGACTATCTCGGCGAAAAGGTAACCGAGGCCGTCATCACCGTTCCCGCGTACTTCGACGACAGCCAGC
This Nitrospirota bacterium DNA region includes the following protein-coding sequences:
- the grpE gene encoding nucleotide exchange factor GrpE — encoded protein: MEQPREDVRSGAETGSEAVGHSESAEAPTEDAAAKLEEKEREFAEAKERYLRLYAEFENYKKRAQRDQLDYTKFAAEKVIKELLPVVDNLERAVAHARGAKADASIVDGLNLTVRQFVDALGKSGCEPIEAVGKRFDPAFHQALAQVESAEHEPDTVVEEAQRGYLLHGRILRPSLVTVSKKPARASDDA
- the hrcA gene encoding heat-inducible transcriptional repressor HrcA, with the protein product MDLASRDQEILRATILCYIKTAIPVGSRTLTKTSDLGLSSATIRNVMADLEELGYLAQPHTSAGRVPTEKAYRFYVDDLLSTGQNELGDDAAALTVRLAPAEDLRDTLQEASKLLSLLSHYTGVVVTPKPVTLRLRQVEFFRLGGGQVLAVFLTADGLVQHKRIEMDSDPSPQQLRRIAHELNTRFSGHEMAAVRATLLEEMREHKRDYDRLMERVLAAAQGAMAQHNGEVYVEGTGNILGLPEFSDVERMKALFKTFEEKYMMTTLIEKSLAADGVAVSIGSENASLGVNDLSLVVANYRCGEQTYGTLGVLGPMRMEYERVIPLVSRVAALLGECLAGPRVAGPHD